The Microbacterium schleiferi genome contains the following window.
GTCGGCGTCATCGTCGGGGTGATCGTCGCCTCGGGGCTCGGGATTGTGCTGGGCGGTTCGACGTGGGTCGTTGCCGTCGCCGTGGTTGTCGCGCTCCTGTTGGCTTGGGCGCTGCGGATGACTCCGGGCACAGGGAATCAGGTAGCGATCAGCGCCCTGCTGGTCCTCGCGTTGGGGACCGCAACTCCCAATTACGCGTTCGACCGCATCGTCGAGACCGTGATCGGCGCCGCGATCGGCTTCGCGATCAACGTGCTCATCGTGCCGCCTCTTTCGGTCGATCCCGCGCGCCGCGCGGTGCGGGGGCTCGCCGATGGTTTGGCAGCCAGCCTTGACCGCCTCGCCGACGCGTTGCAGCACGAGCAGGATCGCACCCGCCTGGACGAGCTGCTGACGCAGGCGCGCGCGACACGCGACACGAGGGATGCGGCGGCCGCCGCCATCGCCGCGGCGCGGGACTCGCTCACGCTCAATCCACGGGCGCCCCGCCATCGCGCAGAACTTGCCGCCCTCGACCGGCTCGTCACCACGTTCACCCCGATTGTGACGCAGTCTGTCGGCATGACCCGCGCGTTCACGGAGCGCTATGACGATGGGCTCCTTCGTGAGCCGGCGATCGGGGCGATCGCCGAGCAACTGCGGCGCGCGGCACACGACGTGCGCTTCGCGCCCGATCGGGGAGGGGTCGAGCCTGGCCACGGTCGGCCCGAGCCGGCAGCCCTCACCGCACCGCTCACCGTTGCCACACCCGCGTCCGATCACTGGATCCTCGTGGGCTCGATGATGGTGGACCTCTTGCGTATCCATCACGCGCTCGTCGAGATCGACGGCGCGTGACAGGGGCTCGGTGATTCGGAGCACGACCGGTCACGGCGATCTCGGCAGATCATCACTGTCCGGGGGCGAGCCCGGTGCTCGGACTCGTGAGGATGGCAAAACGTGAGAGTTCGCCCTCGGGGGCCTGCAGACGGAGCATCCTAGACGTGTGAGTGCGACGAACCCCCGAGACGAGTATGAGGCGCTGAACCACGCCGTCGACCGTCTCGTGCGCCGCATCCCGTGGGCTGACGAAGAGAGCGTTCGTCTCATGGTCGCCGAAGAGGTCGCAGCCCTCAGTGAGGCGAGATTGCGTCACTTCATCCCGGCGATGGTCGAGGCTCGGGTACTGCGGCGGCTCCGCGCGCCAGGTCCGCTCCCCGTCTCAGCGTGATGCGCGCTCTGGGCGCGGCGGGCGAATCTCAGGAGATCGTGACGGCGGTGCCGTACGCGCAGACCTCGACGCCGCCACTGTCACCGTAGTCGTTGGTCTCGAACCGGAACGCGACGACGGCGTTGCCGCCCTTCGACTCCGCTTCGGCCGACAGTCTCGAGAGGGCCTCGAGACGAGTCTCGTGAAGCAGCTCGGTGATGCCCTTGAGCTCGCCGCCGGCGAGCGCCTTGAACGAGGCGCCGATGTTGGCCCCGATGTGGCGCGAGCGCACGGTGAGTCCGAAGACCTCTCCGTGTACGGCGGTGATGGTGTGGCCGGGGACGTCGTTCGTCGTGACGATCAGCATGGCGCCAGTCTGCCAGCGCGCGTGTCGCTGCGGAAGAGGTGCCGCACGCGGATGCGCTAGGTGGGGTTCTCGTTCGTGGGAATGGCCACCAGGAACGCGTCCACCTCGTCGGCGGGCATGTCGATGCCTGCCTGGCAGAGCCGCTCCTGCAGCACTTCGCGGAGGCGGCGACGGTTCGCGCGCGGATGATCCATGCGCGTCTGCGCGAGAATCCCGCGCACCTCCTCCTGCACCGTCGGGGCGTTCATCGCCATCTTCGGCCGGCCCTGGCTGCCGGGGTCGGCGGCCGCTCGGGCGGCGTCCGGCCCGGCATCCCGTCGCAGCCGTCGCGTGAGGGCACGCTCGGCGCGGGGGCTCTCACGCTCGTCGTGGAGTTGCGCGAGCGCCGGCTCATCGGCGTTGCGAACGGTGGAGCTGCGTGTCTGGGCTTCGCGGGTCTTCTGGGTGGGGTTCGTCATAGCGAGCTCCCTTCCGTGCGGTCTGACGCTCAGCTTCCCTCCGCACACGCGTGTGCACCACCCGGTTGACAGATGGCCCCGGGCACGCTCCGCGGCTCGATGCTCAGCCGGCGGCGGACAGTTCGGGCGCAGGCTGCGAGGATGCTGGCGACAGCGAGGTCCGTGCCGTGGTCACTCGGCGATCCGCGAGCGCCACTTCGTGAGCCGCGCCCACGAGCGTCATCGAGCCGGACGCCGCGCGATCAGCTGCCGTTCCCACCCACAGCTCGACAGCCCCGGGCTCGACCCGGCGCACGAGATCCGCACCCGCCGCCGCAAATCGTCCCCCGGGCACATCGAAGGTGATGATCGCGCTCTGACCCGGATCGAGCGCAACCCGCTCGAAGCCGATGAGCTGCGCAACAGGTCGGGTCGTGGACCGATACGGGGTCCGGGCATAGAGCTGGACGACATCCGTTGCGGCGCGCTTCCCGGTGTTGGTGACCGTCACGCTGACGCTCAGGTCCCCGCTGGTGGGTGCGCTCTCGGTGGCCGCAAGGTCGCTGTAGCTGAAGCTCGTGTAGCTCAGGCCGAATCCGAACGGGCGAAGCGGGGTGCTGTCGGCCGTTGTGATCTCCGACGGTCCACCCAGCAGCGGATGCAGATAGCTGTAAGGCTGGGCTCCCGCTGACCGGGGGAGGGAGACCGGGAGTCGGCCCGATGGCGCGACATCGCCGGCGAGGATGCGGGCCAGCGCGCGTCCGCCCTCTTCGCCGGGGAAGAAAGACTGCACGACGGCCGCGACCGCGTCAGGTCCGTCCAGGGCCCAGTCCAGGGCGTAGGGTCGCCCGCTGAGCACGACGAGCACAACGGGCGTGCCGGTCGCGGCGATCGCGGTGACGAGCTCGCGCTGAACACCCGGCAGATCCAGGCTCGAAACGTCGTTGCCTTCCCCGACCGTGCCCCGTCCGAAGAGGCCCGCGCTGTCGCCGACAACGATGACCGCGACGTCGGCATCCTCGGCATCCGCGACGGCCGCCGCAAAGCCGGACCGGTCGTCACCCTCGACGGCGCAGCCCGCCGAGAAACTCACATCGGCGGCGGCAAAACGCTCGCGAATGGCCTCAAGGACACTCGGGGCGTCGAACCCGAGCGGGGTTCCCGGATGATGCGCGAGGACGTGGTTCGCGAAGGAGTAGCACCCCATCAGCGCCGCGTGACCGTCAGCGTTCGGCCCGCTGACAGCGACCCGCAATCCCGGGCCGGCACCCAGCGGGAGCAGACCCTCGTTGCGCAGCAGCACGACCGACTCCTCGGCCAGGCGCCGGGCGACCTCCCGATGGGCGGCGGAGTCGAGATCGACCGCTGTCGGGGGCGTCTCGAACTCGTCGTCGAGCAGTCCCAGCTCCTCCTTTTGGGAGAGCACGCGCAGCACGGCACGGTCGACGAGGGCGACGAACTCCGGATGCTGCGCGAGCATCTCGCGAAGTGGTGCGGTGAACGCATCTCCGGTGGGGAGTTCGACGTCGACGCCGGCGCGCAGCGCGAGCACTGCGGCTTCGCCGCGATCGGCAGCTACCTGGTGCATCGTGTGGAGGAAGGCGACCGAGAAGTAGTCGGCGACGGTCACTCCATCGAACCCCCAGCGGCCCCGCAACACATCGGTGAGGTACGCGGGCGTTGCCGCCGCCGGCAGACCGTCGATCTCGGCGTAGGAGTTCATGACCGACCGAGCACCCCCCTCGATCACTGCCATCTCGAACGGGGGAGGTACACATCCGCCAGCTCGCGCGGCCCCGCGTGCACGGGGGCGTGGTTACGCCCGGCCTGCGACCCCGAATAGCCGACGAAGTGCTTGAGCGTGGCATGCACGCCCTGCGATTGCAGCCCGCGGACGTACGCCGTGCCCACGACACCGACGACGTAGGGATCTTCCGAGATGCACTCGTCTACCCGGCCCCACCGCGGATCCCGGACGACATCGAGGACCGGCGCGAGCCCCTGATGGATGCCGAGCTCGCGCATCGAGCCGCCGATGAGTCCAGCCATCTCGGAAACGAGCTCCGGGTCGAATGCCGCGCCCCACGCGAGCGGGGTCGGGAAGGTCGCGGCTTGCCAGGCGGCCAATCCGGTCAGACACTCCTCGTGGACGATCGCCGGAATCCCCAGCCGCGAGTTCTCGCGCAGGCGTTTCTGCTCGCTCCACAACCACCGCGCCCGCTCGGTCGGGTCGACCGGACGCGTGCCGTAGACACGGGTGAGGTGGCCGATCCCGTGAGCCGAGGCATCCGTGTAGAGCGTCGAGGTCGCCATCTCGCCCTGCAGCGGTGCGACGATGTCGTCGCCCTGGTCGACCCAGAATCCGACGAGCTGCGCCAGCTTCTCATCGAGGGTCATCTCGCCGTGCAGCGATCGCACACGATCACTGACAGCGGGAGTGGGTTCATCGAACACGAGCACAGTTTCCTTCGATCGAGCGGATGACGCGGTCGCGCCATCCGGGGGTGGGTCAGCCCTTGACGGCTCCGGTGAGCCCGCCGACGATGCGGCGTTCGAACAGGCTGAAGAACACGAGCGCGGGGATCATCGACAGCGAGGTGAAGGCCAGCACCTTGGCGGTATCCACCGAGTACTGCGATGCGAACGCTTGGACACCGAGCGGCAGCGTGAAGCTCCCCTCGTTGTTGAGGATGAACAACGGCAGCATGTAGCTGTTCCAGCTCGCGATGAACGCGAGGATGCCGACCGTGATCACCCCGGGCATCGAGAGCGGGATCACCATGCGCCAGAAGAAGCCGAGTCTGCTGCATCCGTCGATGAATGCCGCTTCCTCGATCTCGCGGGGCAAGGCCTGCAGGAAGGGCACCAGGATGATGATCGTGATCGGCAGCGCGAAGGCGACTTGCGGGATGATGACGCCGGCGAGGGAGTTCATGAGCCCGAGGTTTCGCACCAGGATGTACAGCGGCGTGATCGCTACCGTCATCGGGAACATGAGCCCGGCCGCGAACACGGCGTAGAGCACGCCGCGCATGCGGAACCGGTAGCGCGCCAGGACGTAGGCCGCCATGAGCCCCAGGGTGACGACGAACAGGGTCGTCGCAATGGCGGCGATCGACGAGTTGAGCACCTCGCGCCAGAAGACCTCGCTCACGAGGACGTCGACGTAGTTCTCGATCCGCCACGTTGCCGGCAGCCCCGCGGGGTCCTGCGTGATCTCGGAGTTGCTGCGGAACCCGCCGATGATGATGTAGGCCACCGGGACGAGGATCGACACCACCAGCGACCAGGCGAGGAAGTAGATGAAGAAGTTGCCGGCGCGTTGCCCCGGCGTGCGTTGGGGCCGACGCCGACCGGTGCGACCTCCGGGCGCGGTCAGGGTTGCGGTAGCCATCAGTTGTTACCTCCCGTAACGGCGCCCTCGGTGTCGCGGCGCAGCACGAAGCGCTGGTAGAGCAGGGCGACCGCGAGCGAGATGAGGAAGATGACGACGGCGACGGCGCTGCCGTAGCCGAAGCTGCCGGCGTTTCGTCCCGTCACGACCATGTAGGTCGCCATCGTCGAGGTCCCGGCGGTCGAGGCGACGTACTGCCCCCAGATGATGTACACGAGGTCGAAGAGCTGGAGCGATCCGATGATCGAGAGGAACGCCCAGATGCGGAGTGTTGGCCCTAGGAGGGGGAGGGTGATTCGCCGCTGGATCTGCCAGTACGACGCCCCGTCGATCGCGGCGGCTTCGTAGAGT
Protein-coding sequences here:
- a CDS encoding FUSC family protein; this encodes MSMFSAVRSAHRSSLLQVVKSAVATVLAWFLAGWLIPAQPPVFAAIAALLVVQPSLNQSFGKAVERSVGVIVGVIVASGLGIVLGGSTWVVAVAVVVALLLAWALRMTPGTGNQVAISALLVLALGTATPNYAFDRIVETVIGAAIGFAINVLIVPPLSVDPARRAVRGLADGLAASLDRLADALQHEQDRTRLDELLTQARATRDTRDAAAAAIAAARDSLTLNPRAPRHRAELAALDRLVTTFTPIVTQSVGMTRAFTERYDDGLLREPAIGAIAEQLRRAAHDVRFAPDRGGVEPGHGRPEPAALTAPLTVATPASDHWILVGSMMVDLLRIHHALVEIDGA
- a CDS encoding three-helix bundle dimerization domain-containing protein — encoded protein: MSATNPRDEYEALNHAVDRLVRRIPWADEESVRLMVAEEVAALSEARLRHFIPAMVEARVLRRLRAPGPLPVSA
- a CDS encoding YbjQ family protein, encoding MLIVTTNDVPGHTITAVHGEVFGLTVRSRHIGANIGASFKALAGGELKGITELLHETRLEALSRLSAEAESKGGNAVVAFRFETNDYGDSGGVEVCAYGTAVTIS
- a CDS encoding carbohydrate ABC transporter permease, whose product is MATATLTAPGGRTGRRRPQRTPGQRAGNFFIYFLAWSLVVSILVPVAYIIIGGFRSNSEITQDPAGLPATWRIENYVDVLVSEVFWREVLNSSIAAIATTLFVVTLGLMAAYVLARYRFRMRGVLYAVFAAGLMFPMTVAITPLYILVRNLGLMNSLAGVIIPQVAFALPITIIILVPFLQALPREIEEAAFIDGCSRLGFFWRMVIPLSMPGVITVGILAFIASWNSYMLPLFILNNEGSFTLPLGVQAFASQYSVDTAKVLAFTSLSMIPALVFFSLFERRIVGGLTGAVKG